The window GACGTCGATGTATCCCGCACCCTCCGTCTCCAGGTCGCGAATCGAGGTAAACCCGTGCTCCAGGCACATCTCCGACGCCGCCACCGCCCGGATCGCCCGGTACGGCGCCGACTGCTTCAGCAGTTGCTCGTCGTAATCGACGATGATGTCCCCCTGCAGCACGATGTGCGTGTGCGTATCGATCAGCCCCGGCAGGCAGGTCGCATTCGACAGATCAATCGCTTCGGGTGCCCCACCCTGACCGGTTTTGGAAGGGTGGGAATTGTCCAGGGACTCGACGCTCTCGATTTTGTTCCCGCGCACCACTACCTGTACACCGCGCCGAACGTCACGGGTCTTGCCATCGATCAGCGACCCACACTGAATCACTGTGACCTTCTCAACCGGTTTGCCAGGCGCGCTCGCTGTCTGCGCCGCCGCCCCTACTGCCATCATGAATGCCACGCCTATCACTGCGAACCGCCTCATCATCGCTCTCCCTCTGTGCTCTCTCTGGTGATGGTTTTACGATCACCAGATCACCCGATCTCCAGATGACCAGATTGCCTTCTGCCCCTCTGCGTTCTCTGCGCTTTCCCGCCGCGCCTTTGTGAAACCTTCGTGTCCTTCGCGTGAACGGTTCTCCATCGACAATCTTTCCTGCCGTTGCTCAAAAGGCGGGGAATTGTACATCGCCAGGAAGTGCTCCATTAGAATTACGCGACGCTGTAACGGCACACCGCGTCGATACTCCTTAACGTTTTGACCATCCCGATCATGAAGGCGGATCCAATTCTCGTCTCGCGCAATACCGGAAGCACGCCGAAACCTGCGCCTCCCCTGTCACGATGGGCGGTAGGCCTGGTTGCCCTTTTCGCATTCACTGGTTGCTGGTTGCAGTTCTTTATTCTTCCCTTTGCGCCGGTTGTGCCTTGGGGAGACGAAGCCCTGTTCCTGCTCGACGGGGTGAAGATCGCTGCGGGACAGGTCCCTTACCGTGACTTCGCTCAGATCGTGACGCCCGGCACCGACTATGTCTATGCCACATTGGTCCTGCTCTTTGGTTCGCGCGCATGGCTTCCCGGGGTGACGATGGCGTGTCTTGCGGCGGCGATTGCGGTCGCCATGACGATCGTTGCGCGCCGCATGCTCGCTGGATGGCTGGCAGCCGTGCCGGCGCTTTTGTTCATCGGTGTGGTCGTGCCGCGGGCGGCCTATCCCACGCACCACTGGTTCAGCACGCTGGCCGTGATGGCGGCTGCCCTGCTGCTGATCGACCAGCCTTCAACTTCGCGGCGGATCGCAGGCGCGGGTGTTCTGTGTGGCGTGGCCGGCCTCTTCACCCAGACTCGGTTCCTCTTCGGCCTCGCCGCGTTTGTTGTTCTTTTCCTTTGGGAGGGACGCGCCGGAAGTCGCCTTGACCGTCAGTTCTGGCGCAAGGCAACTCTCTTCGCCTCCTCCGCTGCGCTGATCATGACGGCAGGCTGCGCATACTTTCTCGGGTCAGCCGGCCCGGCGAGACTTTGGTTCAGCCTGGTGACGTTTCCTCTGCGGTACTACACGGTCGAGTCTTTCAACAACTGGCGCGTTCTGATCATTACCGCCCACTTGCACATGGGCGCCGTAAGTTGGCTCATGCTCTTGTTCCTCTATGCAACCGTACCGCTCTCCTACGTCTTCTTCTTGATGTATCGGCGCCGGGCGCAGCTTCGGCCATCGACGGATCGAGCACTGATGCTGATGACGATCGCAGGGGGCGTAATGTTCCTGTCGATCGCAAGCGCCCCCTCATGGCTGAGAATGTCGGCCGCCAGCCCGCCCGCGTTGGTTTTGCTGGTCGTACTCTTGGCCGAAATCAGGCATCTCAGGCTCGTGCTCGGGGCAGGGATCGCGTCCGCGGCAATCCTGCTGATTGCGCTGCCGGTAGCAAGGCAGATGCGATGGCACCAGGTCTTCGATACCCCGGCGGGCCGCATTGCCATTGTGGATCCTAAGTGGGCAGAAGAATTCGACTGGTCTACTCACCACATCTCTCCCGGAGCCCCATTTTTTGGCACCCCGACTGTCGGCTACGCATTTCACATGGCCCATCCGGCGCAACTCAGCTTCGTGCTTCCCAGCGATTACACGCGCCCGGAACAGGTGGACGCGATGCTCCAGGCGTTCGCGACAGCGCAGCCGCCAGTAATGATTATTCCCGGAGCGTACCTCCGCCCGCACGAAGGGCAACATTCCGACCACCTCGGGCCCTTCCGCACGTACTTACAGAACAATTATCAGCGCACGAAGGTATTCGCCTCGAGCGACGAGCTTTGGGAACGAAGGCGTTAGCCTGCGGACTCCAATAGCCCAAGGGGCGGGAGCGCGGCAGCAAGGCCGCCGCGTCCGGACGCCTGGATAATCGAAATTCCTTTGAAATCGCAGGCTCGGACCGTTGGCAAGGTTGTGCGTCAGCGAGAAGCCAGCTCGAAGCTCATCTTCTGGACAGTTTGAGGACAGTGCCTCTGGTTACGGCACCTGCCTGTAACTTTCGTTCAATTGCGCGCTCTTTTGGGGAGACAGTGAACCTGAATCGAGGAGCAGCAACCCTAGTGCCGGTGCCGGGAGGAAAGCAGTGAACGTGCGTTTGTCTAAATCTACCTGTACTACCGTGGTGTTCTTGCTTCTCAGCAGCATTGCTTCCGCCAGTGACACGGGCAACGCTCCGCGCCGCGCCGCTAATTCTCCGACGGCTCCTGCCGTCTATGTTGTGGACCACGGCACGGCGTCGGTGGTGATCCAGCGTGACGGCAAGAGCTACGTGGTGGACCTGGACAGCCAATCGGTGCGGGAAGCGGACTCTGCCCCCACGCTGGATGCCCAGCCGTCGTCTTCCAAGATAACGGCGCAAGACCAGGCAGCGCAGCAGCCGGCGCCAGCCGACACCCAAGTGCCCTACTACATCCCCGGCGACGAGCGCCTGTTTACGTTGCCCAGCGGCCAACGCCTGCAACGACACGGTATGACGGTGTCCTTCACGCATCGCTTCCCCTACTCCTCCACCTTTAAGGGAGGTGCGCGAGGCGCCATCCTGGGCGGCTTGGACGACATCGCAGTAGCGTCGTTTGGTTTTAAGTACGGCATTACCAGCCGCCTGGCGGTGAGCGCTTTCCGTTCCCCCAGCATTATCGGCAGACCAATCGAGCTGATGGCCTCGTACATGATTGCGGAAGAGCGCAGCGGCGCACCATTTGGCGCCATGTTTCGTTTTTCCGTAGATGGGCAAGATGACTTCCGCAGAAATTACACGATGAATTTTGAAGGCATCTTCTCGCGCAGCATCACCTCGCGGGCTGCCTTGTACCTGGTGCCGACGCTGTCCCTGCATAACCGGCCGGTGCTCGGCGAAAGTTCGTCGGTCCGAACGCCTCCCGCGCTTCAGCCGTGCGACCAAGCGCTTGCGAATGACATTCCCGCGTCGATGGATGTAAGGCCGTGCGCGAACACGTTCTCACTCGGTGTTGGCTTGGCAGTGGATATCCGCCCGACCATCGCCCTCATTTTCGAAGCCAACCCGACATTGGCAAATGCGCGTGAGCTCGGCATCCACCGCGCGCCCTTCTCGTTTGCCATACAGAAGAAGATATTCCGCCATGCCTTCACGTTCGGATTCACCACCGCTCCGGGCAGCACCGTAGCCCAACGATCCGGCACTCGTTCGACGTACCTGCGCGTTCCAAACTCCGACAAACCGTCCGGCCTGTTCGTGGGCTTTAACCTGTCGCGGCAGTTGCGCTAGCGCTATTGGGCAGTCGACGCGGAGGGGGTCGCGACTGCCCTCCCAACCTCTAGTTCGTCACGATGTTCGGGTTTCAGCTTGTTCTTGTTACTCTTTACTGATTACCCGCCCCGTTTCCCACAACTTCTCCTCACTTGCACCGCTTTTGAGCAATTGACCCTCGTCTTTACCCCGCCTACATTCATTCCATCCAGCTTTTCAGCCGTTTCGGGATGAGTGGCCCACCTCCCGGGATCCCGCTTGTGGGCCGTTGTGCCCGGTTGAAGTTTTCCACCGGATTTTTTTGCCGCCTCGGCCGGACAGTTTGCACCTAAAAAAGTGCAATTCCCGGGCTGGGCTTCCGTAAGTGATTGTCCGTCAAGCATCAACTTTGATTCCTTGGTAACCCCGGAGGTACGGTAAACGCGATACAATATGTTGTGTTAGGCACTTGACAGACACAATATAGAGGCGTAATTTCACCATCCCAGGGTGATGTAAACGCGAGACGGAATCGGCAACCTGAACCGCCCGTCCCGCAAAAAGTGGGCGCCGGCAGCGCGATAGCTGCCCAATCGGGAACTACCCCCGACGGTCCGGTACTAATCGGTACCTCGCCGCCTGAGCAGTTCTTTTCAAGAACTTGACAACGGGAGACGTGTCTCCCAACCACGCCGCGACCGCCTGCGGCAACGCTTTGCCTCGGGTTGCGGTGACACTCTTCCCGGGGCCGCCCGTCAGCAATGACGGGCAAAGATCGACGGGTGCCCCACCCTGACCGGTTTTGCAAGGGTGGGAACTGACAACTGGCAACTAGCAACTGGCAACTGTTCTGAGGAGATAAGAGAAATGGCCGACGTCACCACCAACGTCACGACCGCCACCACGTCCAGCGCTCCCATCAAGTCCACCCGTAAGGCCCCCGGCCTCTCTTTCCGCCGCTACTTTACCGAGGCGGAAATTTCCCCTTACGACACCGTGGAATGGGAACTGCGCAACGCTCAGATCACCGACGCCGCCGGCGTCGCGATCTTCGAGCAGAAAGACGTCGAAGTCCCCAAGGACTGGTCGATGACCGCCACCAACATCGTGGCCAGCAAGTATCTCCACGGACGCCTCGGCAGCAGCGAGCGCGAGACCGGCGTCCGCCAGCTCATTTCCCGTGTCGCCGAGACCATCCGTGACTGGGGCATTCAGGGCGGCTATTTCAAGTCGGCCGACGATGCCGCCATCTTCCACGACGAGCTCGCCCACATCCTCGTTCACCAG of the Candidatus Binatia bacterium genome contains:
- a CDS encoding vitamin B12-dependent ribonucleotide reductase is translated as MADVTTNVTTATTSSAPIKSTRKAPGLSFRRYFTEAEISPYDTVEWELRNAQITDAAGVAIFEQKDVEVPKDWSMTATNIVASKYLHGRLGSSERETGVRQLISRVAETIRDWGIQGGYFKSADDAAIFHDELAHILVHQMAAFNSPVWFNVGCDRIEPDADAANWHWNPQTQAVELSRSGYKNPQCSACFINAIHDSMESIMGLAKTEAMLFKWGSGTGT
- a CDS encoding DUF5777 family beta-barrel protein: MNVRLSKSTCTTVVFLLLSSIASASDTGNAPRRAANSPTAPAVYVVDHGTASVVIQRDGKSYVVDLDSQSVREADSAPTLDAQPSSSKITAQDQAAQQPAPADTQVPYYIPGDERLFTLPSGQRLQRHGMTVSFTHRFPYSSTFKGGARGAILGGLDDIAVASFGFKYGITSRLAVSAFRSPSIIGRPIELMASYMIAEERSGAPFGAMFRFSVDGQDDFRRNYTMNFEGIFSRSITSRAALYLVPTLSLHNRPVLGESSSVRTPPALQPCDQALANDIPASMDVRPCANTFSLGVGLAVDIRPTIALIFEANPTLANARELGIHRAPFSFAIQKKIFRHAFTFGFTTAPGSTVAQRSGTRSTYLRVPNSDKPSGLFVGFNLSRQLR